One segment of Enterobacter ludwigii DNA contains the following:
- a CDS encoding YbdD/YjiX family protein encodes MFDTLSKAGKYLGQAAKMMIGVPDYDNYVEHMRVNHPDQTPMTYEAFFRDRQDARYGGKGGAKCC; translated from the coding sequence ATGTTCGACACCCTCTCCAAAGCAGGAAAATACCTGGGCCAGGCCGCCAAAATGATGATCGGCGTTCCGGATTACGACAACTACGTCGAGCATATGCGCGTCAACCACCCTGACCAGACGCCAATGACCTATGAAGCTTTCTTCCGCGACCGCCAGGACGCCCGTTACGGCGGCAAGGGCGGCGCGAAGTGCTGTTAA
- a CDS encoding ABC transporter permease, protein MSKALSVTAAASGRQQIFDFLYKWGMLLTVVALVAIFGLASDNFLDPNNIINILRSIAIVTVIAIGVSISLTIGGFDLSVGSTASLANALVVSLFVWYGFGTTESILITLALCTLVGLFNAFLIVILRIPDMLATLASLFVIQGVAMTYSYGGSITENMVLPSGDMAEGTIPAAFSLLGQVPTIVIIMLVVTILAQLGLSLTTHGRRMYAIGGNPEAARLSGIRTTRYKVAAYVIASLLAGLGGILLASRIGSSQVNAGGGYLMDAVAAAWIGFSLAGSGKPNALGTLVGAVILGVLSNGLVMLSVPYYAMDIIKGLVLAVALAITYIQKR, encoded by the coding sequence GTGAGCAAGGCCCTTTCAGTAACGGCGGCGGCGTCTGGCCGTCAGCAAATTTTTGATTTTCTCTACAAGTGGGGCATGTTGCTGACCGTGGTGGCGCTGGTGGCCATCTTTGGCCTGGCGTCGGACAACTTCCTCGATCCGAACAACATTATCAATATCCTGCGCTCCATTGCCATCGTGACGGTGATTGCTATCGGGGTGTCAATTTCGCTGACCATCGGCGGGTTTGATCTGTCGGTTGGTTCAACGGCATCGCTGGCTAACGCGCTGGTGGTGTCACTGTTCGTCTGGTACGGCTTCGGCACCACCGAATCGATATTGATTACCCTGGCGCTTTGTACCCTGGTTGGCCTGTTTAACGCGTTTCTGATTGTCATCCTGCGGATCCCGGACATGCTTGCCACGCTTGCCAGCCTGTTTGTTATCCAGGGCGTGGCGATGACCTATAGCTACGGCGGGTCAATTACCGAAAACATGGTGCTGCCGAGCGGCGACATGGCTGAAGGGACCATTCCGGCGGCGTTCAGCCTGCTGGGACAGGTGCCGACTATCGTGATCATCATGCTGGTGGTGACGATCCTCGCACAGCTGGGGCTGTCACTGACCACCCACGGACGACGCATGTATGCCATCGGCGGTAATCCGGAGGCGGCACGTCTCTCCGGTATTCGCACCACGCGCTACAAGGTGGCGGCCTACGTGATTGCCTCTCTGCTCGCCGGATTAGGCGGCATTTTACTGGCCTCGCGGATTGGCTCGTCACAGGTGAATGCGGGCGGCGGCTATCTGATGGATGCGGTTGCGGCGGCGTGGATTGGCTTCTCGCTTGCCGGGTCCGGAAAACCGAACGCGCTGGGTACGCTCGTCGGGGCAGTCATTCTTGGCGTGCTGTCGAACGGTCTGGTGATGCTTTCCGTACCCTATTACGCGATGGACATTATAAAAGGGCTGGTGCTCGCCGTGGCGCTGGCGATTACCTACATACAAAAACGCTAA
- a CDS encoding sugar ABC transporter ATP-binding protein encodes MVSSRLEMRGISLAFSGFQALSRVDLTLMGGSVHALTGANGAGKSTLMAVLCGTYDRYEGEICINNQPVTIREPLDAKRLGIHLVQQEVDVALIPGLSIAENIMLDQLAQPGHRYRWRAIRQQAKQALAQLGIALDVRRIVDTCTLAEKQQILLARALSHHCRFLILDEPTAPLDSHESERLFAVVRRLQKQGIGVVFISHRIHELNAICDTLTVLRDGKLIESGPMANLSGDEIVEKMLGHELNDIYPPARPAHSDETLLRVEGLHDDALLKDISLHLRKGEILGIAGLAGAGKTELCKALFGASKSRVARGELNHQPWQPRDPADSVLRGLALVPEERRKEGIFIDEPVSMNLAVTADNSFSRWSLFGHRQAWRWAEEVIARVGVRARGPGQVLRRLSGGNQQKIAIGKWLRNDASVLIFDEPTKGVDVKAKTDLFQLIDGLAREGKGVIYASGEFAELVGLCDRICVLWDGRIVAEIAGAEAHEETLLYYSTGGTAS; translated from the coding sequence ATGGTTTCCAGTCGCCTTGAGATGCGCGGTATCAGCCTGGCCTTTTCCGGCTTTCAGGCGTTGTCGCGCGTGGATTTGACGTTAATGGGCGGCTCCGTGCATGCGCTGACCGGCGCAAACGGCGCGGGGAAATCGACGCTGATGGCGGTGCTGTGCGGTACTTACGATCGCTACGAAGGTGAGATCTGCATTAATAACCAGCCGGTGACGATCCGCGAGCCGCTTGATGCCAAACGGCTGGGTATCCACCTGGTGCAGCAGGAAGTGGACGTCGCGCTGATACCAGGGCTGAGCATTGCCGAAAACATCATGCTCGATCAGCTCGCACAGCCGGGGCATCGCTATCGCTGGCGCGCAATCCGCCAGCAGGCGAAACAGGCGCTGGCGCAGCTGGGTATCGCTCTGGATGTGCGACGCATCGTCGACACCTGCACGCTGGCAGAAAAGCAGCAGATTTTGCTGGCGCGGGCGCTCTCACACCACTGCCGTTTTCTGATTCTGGATGAACCGACCGCGCCGCTGGATAGCCATGAAAGCGAACGGCTTTTCGCCGTAGTGAGACGTCTGCAAAAGCAGGGGATTGGCGTGGTGTTTATCTCTCACCGTATTCACGAACTGAACGCTATTTGCGACACCTTAACCGTGCTGCGGGACGGCAAGCTGATTGAATCCGGCCCGATGGCGAACCTCAGTGGTGACGAAATCGTTGAGAAGATGCTTGGCCATGAGCTTAACGATATCTATCCGCCGGCCCGTCCTGCGCACAGTGACGAGACATTACTGCGCGTGGAAGGGCTGCACGATGACGCGCTGTTGAAAGATATCTCCCTGCACCTGCGAAAAGGCGAAATTCTGGGCATTGCCGGGCTGGCGGGAGCGGGCAAAACGGAACTCTGCAAGGCGCTGTTTGGGGCCAGCAAAAGCCGTGTAGCGCGCGGTGAGCTAAATCATCAGCCCTGGCAGCCGCGCGATCCGGCGGATTCGGTATTGCGCGGTCTGGCGCTGGTACCGGAGGAGCGGCGCAAAGAGGGCATTTTTATTGATGAACCGGTGAGCATGAACCTGGCGGTCACCGCGGATAACAGCTTCTCGCGCTGGAGCCTGTTCGGCCACCGTCAGGCGTGGCGCTGGGCGGAAGAGGTGATTGCCCGCGTCGGCGTGCGTGCGCGTGGGCCGGGGCAGGTGCTGCGTCGTCTGTCGGGGGGCAACCAGCAGAAGATTGCCATCGGCAAGTGGCTGCGCAACGACGCCAGCGTGTTGATTTTCGATGAGCCGACCAAAGGCGTCGATGTCAAAGCGAAAACCGATCTGTTCCAGTTAATTGACGGCCTGGCGCGCGAGGGCAAAGGGGTGATTTACGCCTCCGGTGAATTCGCTGAACTGGTGGGGCTGTGCGATCGCATTTGCGTGCTGTGGGACGGACGTATCGTGGCGGAAATCGCCGGGGCCGAGGCCCACGAAGAGACACTACTTTATTATTCAACCGGAGGAACGGCGTCGTGA
- the cstA gene encoding pyruvate/proton symporter CstA has translation MNNSGKYLTWAGLSVVGAFALGYIALNRGEQINALWIVVASVCIYLIAYRFYGRYIAKTVLGVDGTRMTPAVRHNDGLDYVPTDKKVLFGHHFAAIAGAGPLVGPVLAAQMGYLPGMIWILAGVVLAGAVQDFMVLFVSTRRDGRSLGELVKEEMGATAGVIALIATFMIMVIILAVLAMIVVKALTHSPWGTYTVAFTIPLALFMGIYIRYLRPGRIGEVSVIGLVFLVFAIISGGWVAESPTWAPFFDFTGVQLTWMLVGYGFVAAVLPVWLLLAPRDYLSTFLKIGTIVGLAIGILIMRPTLTMPALTKFIDGTGPVWTGNLFPFLFITIACGAVSGFHALIASGTTPKMLANENQACLIGYGGMLMESFVAIMALVSACIIDPGVYFAMNSPMALLAPAGTVDVVASAAQVVSGWGFAITPDTLTHIASEVGEQSIISRAGGAPTLAVGMAYILHGALGGLMDVSFWYHFAILFEALFILTAVDAGTRAARFMLQDLLGVISPNLKRTDSLPANLLATALCVLAWGYFLHQGVVDPLGGINTLWPLFGIANQMLAGMALMLCAVVLFKMKRQRYAWVALLPTAWLLICTLTAGWQKAFSPDNKVGFLAIANKFQAMIDSGKIPVQYTESQLSQLVFNNRLDAGLTIFFMVVVVVLALYSLKTALAALKEDKPTAKETPYEPMPENLEEIVTQAKGAH, from the coding sequence ATGAACAACTCAGGGAAATACCTTACGTGGGCAGGGCTCTCCGTTGTGGGAGCATTTGCCCTGGGCTATATCGCCCTCAACCGGGGGGAACAGATCAACGCGCTGTGGATCGTTGTCGCCTCGGTCTGTATTTATCTGATCGCGTACCGTTTTTATGGCCGCTATATCGCGAAGACGGTGTTAGGGGTCGACGGCACGCGCATGACGCCTGCGGTTCGTCATAACGACGGTCTGGACTATGTGCCTACCGACAAGAAAGTGCTGTTCGGTCACCATTTTGCGGCGATTGCCGGCGCGGGCCCGCTGGTGGGGCCAGTCCTGGCGGCGCAGATGGGTTACCTGCCGGGGATGATCTGGATCCTCGCGGGCGTCGTGCTGGCCGGTGCGGTGCAGGACTTTATGGTGCTGTTCGTCTCCACCCGCCGCGACGGACGTTCGCTCGGAGAGCTGGTGAAAGAGGAGATGGGAGCCACGGCCGGGGTGATCGCCCTGATCGCGACCTTTATGATCATGGTGATCATCCTCGCGGTGCTGGCGATGATCGTGGTGAAAGCGCTGACCCACAGTCCGTGGGGAACCTATACCGTGGCCTTTACCATTCCGCTGGCGCTGTTTATGGGGATCTACATTCGCTACCTGCGTCCGGGACGCATTGGTGAAGTGTCGGTCATCGGCCTGGTCTTTCTGGTGTTTGCCATTATCTCCGGCGGCTGGGTGGCTGAGAGCCCGACGTGGGCGCCGTTCTTCGATTTCACCGGCGTGCAGCTGACGTGGATGCTGGTAGGGTACGGATTTGTGGCGGCGGTGCTGCCGGTGTGGTTGCTGCTGGCCCCGCGCGATTACCTCTCCACCTTTCTGAAAATTGGCACGATTGTGGGGCTGGCAATCGGCATTTTGATTATGCGCCCGACGCTGACCATGCCTGCGCTGACCAAATTTATTGATGGCACCGGCCCGGTCTGGACCGGCAACCTGTTCCCGTTCCTGTTTATCACCATCGCCTGTGGCGCGGTGTCTGGCTTCCACGCGCTGATTGCCTCCGGTACCACGCCGAAAATGCTCGCCAATGAGAATCAGGCCTGCCTGATTGGCTACGGCGGCATGCTGATGGAATCGTTCGTGGCGATAATGGCGCTGGTCTCGGCCTGTATTATCGACCCGGGCGTTTACTTCGCGATGAACAGCCCAATGGCGCTGCTGGCACCGGCCGGCACCGTTGACGTGGTGGCCTCTGCCGCGCAGGTGGTGAGCGGCTGGGGCTTTGCCATTACCCCAGACACGTTGACCCATATCGCCAGTGAAGTGGGCGAGCAGTCTATTATTTCCCGAGCGGGGGGCGCGCCAACGCTGGCGGTGGGTATGGCGTATATTCTGCACGGCGCGCTGGGCGGGCTGATGGACGTGTCGTTCTGGTATCACTTCGCCATTCTGTTTGAAGCGCTGTTTATTCTGACGGCGGTGGATGCAGGAACGCGTGCGGCACGCTTTATGCTGCAGGATCTGCTGGGGGTGATCTCACCGAACCTGAAACGTACCGATTCATTACCGGCGAACCTGCTGGCAACGGCGCTGTGCGTACTGGCGTGGGGATATTTCCTCCATCAGGGCGTCGTCGATCCGCTGGGAGGGATTAACACCCTGTGGCCGCTGTTTGGTATTGCCAACCAGATGCTGGCGGGCATGGCGCTGATGCTCTGTGCGGTAGTGTTGTTCAAGATGAAGCGTCAGCGTTATGCGTGGGTGGCGTTACTGCCAACCGCATGGCTGCTGATTTGTACCCTGACGGCAGGCTGGCAGAAAGCCTTCAGCCCGGACAACAAGGTGGGCTTCCTGGCTATCGCCAACAAGTTCCAGGCGATGATCGACAGCGGTAAGATCCCGGTGCAATATACGGAATCACAGCTGTCGCAGCTGGTGTTTAACAACCGTCTGGACGCCGGGCTGACCATCTTCTTTATGGTGGTGGTTGTGGTGCTGGCGTTGTATTCTCTGAAGACTGCACTGGCGGCGCTGAAAGAAGACAAGCCGACGGCAAAAGAGACACCGTATGAGCCAATGCCTGAGAACCTGGAAGAGATTGTGACCCAGGCGAAAGGGGCGCATTAA
- a CDS encoding SDR family NAD(P)-dependent oxidoreductase, translating into MQIDLTGKKALVTGASRGLGRAIALSLARAGADVVITYEKSADKAQAVAEEIKALGRHSEAIQADSASAQAIQDAVTHAARSLGGLDILVNNAGIARGGPLESMTLADIDALINVNIRGVVIAIQEALVHMSDGGRIINIGSCLANRVAMPGIAVYSMTKSALNSLTRGLARDLGPRGITVNLVHPGPTNSDMNPEDGEQAESQRQMIAVGHYGQPEDIAAAVTFLASPAAGQISGTGLDVDGGLNA; encoded by the coding sequence ATGCAGATCGATTTAACAGGTAAGAAGGCGCTGGTTACCGGCGCCAGCCGTGGGTTGGGTCGTGCCATCGCACTTTCACTGGCACGCGCCGGTGCCGATGTGGTTATTACGTATGAAAAATCCGCCGACAAAGCCCAGGCGGTCGCCGAAGAGATAAAGGCGCTTGGGCGCCACAGCGAGGCGATTCAGGCTGACAGCGCCAGCGCACAGGCCATTCAGGATGCGGTTACCCATGCGGCACGCTCCCTGGGCGGGCTGGATATTCTGGTCAATAACGCTGGGATCGCACGCGGCGGTCCGCTGGAGTCCATGACGCTGGCGGATATTGACGCCCTGATTAACGTCAATATCCGGGGCGTGGTGATTGCCATTCAGGAAGCGCTGGTGCATATGTCTGACGGCGGGCGCATTATCAACATCGGCAGTTGTCTGGCAAACCGTGTGGCGATGCCCGGTATTGCCGTCTATTCGATGACCAAATCTGCACTCAACTCCCTTACCCGGGGTCTGGCTCGCGATCTCGGCCCGCGCGGCATTACCGTGAACCTTGTGCATCCTGGCCCGACAAACAGCGATATGAACCCGGAGGATGGAGAACAGGCTGAATCTCAGCGCCAGATGATTGCGGTGGGACATTACGGCCAGCCGGAAGACATCGCCGCCGCGGTCACCTTCCTGGCCAGTCCTGCCGCCGGACAAATATCCGGCACGGGACTGGATGTCGATGGCGGGTTAAACGCCTGA
- a CDS encoding oxidoreductase — MSNTDIRVVPGPANYFSHPGSLAHLNDFFTPEQLSRAVWIYGERAIEGARPFLPESFHAPGAKHLRFKGHCSERDVTDLVTASGNNASVVIGVGGGALLDTAKAVARRLGVPVVAIPTIAATCAAWTPLSVWYNDAGQALQFEVFDDANFLVLVEPHIILNAPAEYLLAGIGDTLAKWYEAVVLAPQPEHLPLTVRLGINGALAIRDVLLSRSEEALADQQRGEATQAFRDVVDAIIAGGGMVGGLGERFTRVAAAHAVHNGLTVLPQTEKYLHGTKVAYGILVQSALLGQDDVLAELVAAYQRFTLPTTLRELEVDINNRDELDKVIAHTLRPVESIHYLPVALTPAVLRAAFEKVESFSR; from the coding sequence ATGAGCAACACCGATATCCGCGTCGTGCCGGGCCCGGCGAACTATTTCTCGCATCCGGGAAGCCTTGCGCACCTGAATGATTTCTTTACGCCGGAACAGCTCTCCCGCGCAGTGTGGATTTATGGCGAACGCGCCATTGAAGGCGCGCGCCCTTTCCTGCCGGAAAGCTTTCACGCGCCGGGGGCAAAACATCTGCGCTTTAAAGGGCACTGCAGCGAACGTGACGTCACCGATCTGGTGACGGCGTCTGGCAATAACGCCAGCGTGGTGATTGGTGTCGGCGGTGGCGCACTGCTTGATACCGCCAAAGCGGTGGCGCGCCGTCTCGGCGTGCCGGTGGTGGCTATTCCCACCATCGCCGCCACCTGCGCCGCCTGGACGCCGCTCTCCGTCTGGTATAACGATGCCGGTCAGGCGCTGCAGTTTGAGGTGTTCGACGATGCTAACTTCCTGGTGCTGGTGGAACCGCACATTATCCTCAATGCCCCAGCGGAGTACCTGCTGGCAGGCATCGGCGATACGCTGGCGAAGTGGTATGAAGCGGTGGTCCTGGCCCCACAACCCGAACACCTGCCTTTGACCGTACGCCTGGGGATCAACGGCGCGCTGGCGATCCGTGACGTGCTGCTTTCCCGTAGCGAAGAGGCGCTGGCCGACCAGCAGCGTGGCGAAGCGACGCAGGCGTTCAGGGATGTTGTGGATGCCATTATTGCCGGGGGCGGAATGGTGGGCGGTCTGGGCGAGCGCTTTACCCGCGTGGCGGCCGCGCATGCGGTGCACAACGGTTTAACCGTTTTGCCGCAAACGGAAAAATACCTGCACGGTACCAAAGTGGCCTACGGCATCCTGGTGCAAAGTGCGCTGCTCGGCCAGGATGACGTGCTGGCCGAGCTGGTGGCGGCCTATCAGCGCTTTACCCTGCCCACCACGCTTCGCGAACTGGAGGTGGATATCAACAACCGCGACGAGCTGGACAAGGTCATTGCCCATACGCTGCGCCCGGTGGAATCTATCCACTATTTGCCGGTCGCACTCACCCCTGCGGTTCTGCGCGCTGCGTTTGAGAAAGTGGAATCCTTCAGCCGTTAA
- a CDS encoding sugar ABC transporter substrate-binding protein, whose protein sequence is MKKITLSLVALGLLTSLPGLAATPAPLPPAIANHDGPIRIAVIRNLGSDDNTTQFVAGAIQEGKKLGFKVSTFLSNGDDAKFQDFVNQAISQKYDGIILSQGRDPYATALVKKAVDAGIKVSVFDTAVQGDIPGVTVTQQDDASLTHLSFGQLAKDFNGKANIVKLWVAGFPPMERRQAAYKALQKQYPDIKELESIGAVSSDVQGDTANKVGAILAKYPKGKIDAIWGTWDAFSQGAYKALKENGRTEIKLYSIDISNQDLQLMREPGSPWKVSVAVDPKLIGATNVRLIANKIAGETTPATYDFKAAAIPQALLTAQPGAVNVASLGKIIPGWGQTEDFIAPWFATLEAKHQ, encoded by the coding sequence ATGAAAAAAATCACCCTCTCTCTGGTGGCATTAGGGTTACTGACGTCGCTGCCAGGCCTTGCGGCAACCCCCGCACCGCTTCCGCCCGCCATTGCAAATCATGACGGCCCCATCCGCATTGCGGTGATCCGTAACCTCGGCTCTGACGACAACACCACGCAGTTTGTCGCCGGTGCCATTCAGGAAGGCAAAAAGCTCGGCTTTAAGGTCAGCACCTTTTTGAGCAATGGCGACGACGCCAAATTCCAGGACTTCGTCAATCAGGCGATCAGCCAGAAATATGACGGGATTATCCTCTCTCAGGGGCGCGACCCCTATGCGACCGCGCTGGTGAAAAAAGCCGTCGATGCCGGCATTAAAGTGTCGGTGTTTGATACCGCCGTTCAGGGCGACATTCCCGGGGTGACCGTGACCCAGCAGGATGATGCTTCCCTGACCCATCTCTCCTTCGGCCAGCTGGCGAAAGATTTCAACGGTAAAGCCAACATCGTGAAGCTGTGGGTTGCCGGTTTCCCGCCGATGGAACGTCGTCAGGCAGCCTATAAAGCGCTGCAGAAGCAGTATCCGGACATTAAAGAGCTGGAGTCTATCGGTGCCGTTTCGTCTGACGTGCAGGGAGATACCGCGAATAAAGTGGGCGCTATTCTGGCGAAATACCCGAAAGGCAAAATTGACGCCATCTGGGGAACCTGGGATGCCTTCAGCCAGGGGGCCTACAAAGCCCTGAAAGAGAACGGCCGCACCGAAATCAAACTCTACAGCATCGATATCTCAAACCAGGATCTTCAGCTGATGCGCGAGCCAGGCAGCCCATGGAAAGTGAGCGTGGCGGTGGATCCGAAGCTGATTGGTGCAACCAACGTACGTCTGATTGCCAACAAGATTGCCGGTGAAACCACACCCGCCACGTATGATTTCAAAGCGGCGGCGATCCCGCAGGCGCTCCTGACCGCCCAGCCAGGCGCGGTGAACGTGGCGTCGCTGGGGAAAATCATTCCAGGCTGGGGTCAGACCGAAGATTTTATCGCCCCGTGGTTTGCGACGCTTGAAGCGAAACATCAATGA
- a CDS encoding nucleoside recognition domain-containing protein, protein MNSSVPQDLKVGPGAYVALAFAAVFFSGLLGGKEWYGVFDFTTLNGAFGKVVSKASLEDGTLTTATSAFRGTGGSGAMDGFLFALGLIPAVMFALGMINVLEHYGALRAARKLLTPLLRPLLGIPGTTGLALIGSLQSTDVGASLTRNLSDEGQISEKEKDVFAMFQFSAGAMITNFFSSGAILFTLVAVDGTAAVPTSIGACIAVMFIMKIVGANLLRLILTVIGKDAPEQQPTQGETV, encoded by the coding sequence ATGAACAGTTCAGTACCTCAGGATCTCAAGGTCGGGCCCGGCGCGTACGTTGCGCTGGCATTCGCAGCCGTTTTCTTCTCTGGCCTGCTGGGCGGAAAAGAGTGGTACGGCGTGTTTGATTTCACCACTCTCAACGGTGCGTTTGGCAAGGTGGTCAGCAAGGCCAGCCTTGAAGACGGCACCCTGACCACCGCCACCAGCGCCTTTCGCGGTACCGGCGGCAGTGGCGCAATGGACGGGTTTCTCTTTGCGCTCGGTTTAATTCCAGCCGTGATGTTTGCCCTCGGGATGATCAACGTGCTGGAGCACTATGGTGCGCTGCGTGCGGCACGTAAGCTGTTAACGCCACTGCTGCGCCCGCTGCTGGGCATTCCCGGCACCACCGGGCTGGCGCTGATTGGCAGCCTGCAGAGCACCGATGTGGGTGCATCCCTCACCCGCAACCTGTCCGATGAAGGGCAGATTAGCGAAAAAGAGAAAGACGTTTTCGCCATGTTCCAGTTCTCCGCCGGGGCGATGATCACCAACTTTTTCTCCTCTGGTGCCATCCTCTTTACCCTGGTCGCCGTTGACGGGACGGCCGCGGTGCCGACCTCCATTGGTGCCTGCATCGCCGTGATGTTCATCATGAAGATTGTCGGTGCGAATCTGCTGCGCCTGATCCTGACCGTCATCGGCAAAGATGCCCCTGAGCAACAACCGACACAAGGAGAGACCGTATGA
- a CDS encoding M20 family metallopeptidase produces the protein MNLDHYIEELKTLVNVDCGTRTVAGVETVAGIIETLWQREGWHTERVNLGDKVGPGVFVSNKPQAAQFDVLLVGHLDTVFAPGTVAERPLSEDATRLYGPGVSDMKSGLLNILWAMRELDAADHDRLAIAIAMNPDEETGSVYSHEWIGELAKRARCVLVCEAARADGSLVKARKGMAGYHLTFSGVAAHAGNEPEKGRSAITALANSIIAINALTDQERGTTLNVGVIHGGSAANVVADKAVAELDVRFWENDEYSRVNQALEALCEKGFLEGVTTSLTRVNHKPAMAASKATQALMQQVEAAGQVEGIAITWQAVGGGSDANHTAALGIPTLDGLGPIGAGFHSPAEWLDKASIAPRIRLLKRVISML, from the coding sequence ATGAACCTTGACCATTATATTGAAGAGCTGAAAACCCTGGTGAACGTAGACTGCGGCACCCGCACTGTCGCAGGCGTCGAAACCGTGGCTGGCATTATTGAAACGCTCTGGCAGCGCGAAGGCTGGCACACCGAACGGGTCAATCTGGGCGACAAGGTTGGCCCGGGCGTATTCGTCAGTAATAAGCCACAGGCGGCACAGTTCGACGTTCTGCTGGTCGGCCATCTTGATACGGTATTTGCCCCCGGCACCGTCGCCGAGCGTCCGCTGAGCGAGGACGCCACCCGTCTTTATGGCCCTGGCGTATCGGATATGAAGAGCGGCCTGCTGAATATCTTGTGGGCGATGCGTGAGCTGGACGCAGCCGACCACGATCGTCTGGCCATTGCGATCGCCATGAATCCCGACGAGGAGACCGGCTCCGTCTATTCACACGAATGGATTGGCGAACTGGCAAAACGCGCCCGCTGCGTGCTGGTATGCGAAGCCGCGCGCGCCGACGGTTCGCTGGTGAAGGCTCGCAAAGGGATGGCGGGCTATCACCTGACGTTCAGCGGCGTGGCGGCACACGCGGGTAACGAACCGGAGAAAGGCCGCTCGGCGATAACCGCCCTGGCAAACAGCATTATTGCCATTAATGCCCTGACCGACCAGGAACGTGGCACCACGCTCAACGTCGGCGTGATCCACGGCGGCAGCGCGGCAAACGTGGTGGCCGATAAAGCCGTTGCCGAGCTGGACGTGCGTTTCTGGGAAAACGATGAGTACAGCCGGGTGAACCAGGCGCTGGAGGCATTGTGTGAAAAAGGCTTTTTAGAGGGCGTCACGACCTCGCTGACGCGCGTGAACCACAAACCGGCGATGGCAGCGAGTAAAGCCACGCAGGCGCTGATGCAGCAGGTTGAAGCGGCAGGTCAGGTGGAAGGAATAGCCATTACCTGGCAGGCGGTCGGTGGTGGCAGTGATGCCAACCACACCGCCGCGCTGGGCATTCCGACCCTGGACGGGCTGGGGCCAATCGGTGCCGGGTTCCACAGCCCGGCGGAGTGGCTGGATAAAGCGTCGATTGCGCCGAGAATACGCTTGTTGAAGCGGGTGATTTCGATGCTGTAA
- a CDS encoding YjiG family protein: MSAPQSHPVITDVFVEGARKGWSIATGSTLPNVVMAFIIIKALEITGALKGLGMIFSPLMGLFGLPGEAAAVLIGGWMSMGGGIGVAIGLFDKGIITGEHLAILAPAIYLMGSQVQYLGRILGVIGTRAKRIPLMIAISVINAFLAMLLMRIIL, encoded by the coding sequence ATGAGTGCCCCACAATCTCATCCCGTGATTACCGATGTGTTTGTCGAAGGCGCACGCAAGGGCTGGAGTATTGCCACCGGCAGCACCCTGCCCAACGTGGTCATGGCTTTTATCATCATCAAGGCGCTGGAAATTACCGGGGCACTGAAAGGGCTGGGGATGATCTTCTCCCCGCTGATGGGCCTGTTTGGCCTGCCGGGTGAAGCGGCTGCCGTGCTGATTGGCGGCTGGATGTCGATGGGCGGTGGGATCGGCGTGGCGATCGGCCTGTTTGATAAAGGCATTATTACCGGCGAGCACCTGGCGATTCTGGCACCTGCTATCTATCTGATGGGCTCACAGGTGCAGTATCTCGGCCGCATTCTGGGTGTGATCGGCACCCGCGCCAAACGTATTCCGCTGATGATTGCCATTTCGGTCATCAACGCCTTCTTAGCCATGCTGCTGATGCGCATTATTCTCTGA